One genomic region from Quercus robur chromosome 4, dhQueRobu3.1, whole genome shotgun sequence encodes:
- the LOC126723642 gene encoding polygalacturonase QRT3 isoform X1, with amino-acid sequence MKAFLGLSVLILLLAEEALCSSREQRLSKLLEKVEARVASSPTGRLLAPPPREAVDNHTWDGRVFYPIGYGADPSGTRDSSDAILQALGDALKLRSGLQLLPGISDIGGVIIDLQGGNYKISKPIRFPSGVGNIVVQGGTLRASNTFPINRHLIELWAPNSRNIGGNKAQNGRIRYEDITFRDILFDSSYRGGGIYIVYSARTRINNCFFLHFTTEGILVQQGLETFISGCFLGQQSSIGGDTNERNFSGTAIDLASNDNAITDVSIFSAAIGVVLRGQANMLTGVHCYNKASAFGGIGILLKLAGYSQTRIDNCYLDYNTLVMEDPVQVHVSNGFFYGEAAIVLKSIKGIISGLNIVDNMFSSGPRQAKVPMITLDGKFTDIDQVVIDRNNVNGLNLKSTVGKLSVAGNGTRWVADFSPVLLFPNRISNLQYSLHTQGEPKFTAHAVTNVSNNVVVVESEKPVNGVVSLVVYQ; translated from the exons ATGAAGGCCTTCTTAGGATTAAGCGTCCTAATACTGCTGTTGGCAGAAGAAGCTCTATGTTCCTCTAGAGAGCAAAGGCTATCAAAGTTGCTAGAAAAGGTTGAAGCCAGAGTAGCCTCTTCTCCTACTGGTAGACTTTTGGCACCACCACCACGCGAGGCTGTAGACAACCACACATGg GATGGGAGGGTATTTTATCCGATTGGGTATGGAGCAGACCCAAGTGGGACACGAGACAGTAGTGATGCCATATTGCAGGCTTTGGGTGATGCTTTAAAATTGAGAAGTGGACTGCAATTGTTGCCTGGGATCAGTGACATTGGTGGTGTGATCATTGATTTGCAAGGTGGAAACTACAAAATTAGTAAACCAATAAGGTTCCCTTCTGGTGTTGGCAATATTGTG GTACAAGGAGGAACTTTGCGAGCATCAAATACATTTCCTATTAATCGACACCTCATTGAACTATGGGCACCAAATTCTCGAAACATAGGAGGAAATAAGGCCCAAAATGGTCGTATTCGCTATGAGGACATCACCTTCAGGGACATCCTCTTTGATTCAAGCTACCGAGGAGGAGGGATTTACATTGTTTATTCTGCAAGAACTCGTATAAACAATTGCTTCTTTCTCCATTTCACAACAGAGGGAATTCTAGTGCAACAAGGCCTTGAAACCTTCATTTCAGGCTGCTTTCTTGGACAACAATCATCCATTGGTGGGGATACAAATGAAAGGAATTTCTCAGGCACTGCCATTGATCTAGCAAGTAATGACAATGCAATCACTGATGTTTCAATTTTCTCAGCAGCAATAGGTGTTGTATTAAGAGGTCAGGCAAACATGCTTACAGGGGTACATTGCTACAACAAGGCATCAGCTTTTGGTGGGATTGGAATATTATTGAAACTAGCTGGATATTCACAAACTAGAATTGATAATTGTTACTTGGATTACAATACTTTAGTCATGGAAGACCCTGTTCAAGTCCATGTTAGTAATGGATTCTTCTATGGGGAAGCTGCGATTGTCTTGAAATCAATTAAGGGTATAATCTCAGGATTAAATATTGTGGATAACATGTTTAGTAGTGGACCAAGGCAAGCGAAGGTTCCAATGATAACATTAGATGGAAAATTCACTGACATTGATCAAGTGGTGATTGATCGGAACAATGTGAATGGTTTGAACTTGAAATCAACAGTTGGAAAACTAAGCGTGGCCGGAAATGGGACGAGGTGGGTGGCTGATTTTTCGCCGGTGCTGTTATTTCCCAACAGGATTAGTAATTTGCAGTACTCATTGCACACTCAAGGAGAGCCTAAATTTACAGCACATGCAGTGACCAATGTGTCTAATAATGTGGTGGTTGTAGAGAGTGAGAAGCCAGTTAATGGAGTGGTCTCCTTGGTTGTTTATCAGTAA